In Streptacidiphilus sp. P02-A3a, the DNA window CGACCCGGGCCAGTTCCTCCAGCACCAGGCAGAGCGCGAGGTAGTCGCCGCCCATACCGCCGTACTCCTCGGGGAAGGGGAGGCCGAACAGGCCCATCCGCCCCATCTCGCTGATGATCTCATACGGGAACTCGTCGTGCTCGTAGTACTCGCCGATCTTCGGCGCGATCACGTCGTGGGCGAAGTCGGCGACGGTACGCCGGAGTTCCTCGTACTCGGAGTCGAGGCGGTGGTCGAGCATGGTGTGGTCTCCTGAGGGTGGGGAGGGGGCGCTCGCGGTGGGTTGCCGCTACTTCCCGGGTGTTGACCGCTACCGCTGGGCGTCGCCGCCGGTCAGGGCACGTACCGCGCGGGAGGGGCTGGGGCGGCCGAGCCGGTCGGCCAGCCAGCCGCTGGTGGCGGCGAGGGCGGGCAGGTCGACCCCGGTCGAGATGCCCAGGCCGTGCAGCATCCAGACCAGGTCCTCGGTGGCGAGGTTGCCGGTGGCGCTCTTCGCGTAGGGGCAGCCGCCCAGGCCCCCGGCCGAGGAGTCGACCGTGGCCACGCCGCAGCGCAGCGCGGCCAGGGTGTTGGCCAGGGCCTGGCCGTAGGTGTCGTGGAAGTGCACGGCCAGCCGCTCCGGGCCGACCCCGCGCCCGGAGAACGCGCTGATCAGCTCGGTGACCTGGCCCGGGGTGCCGGTGCCGATGGTGTCCCCGAGGCTCAGTTCGTCGCAGCCCAGCTCCAGCAGCCGGCAACCGACCTCCACCACCTGGGCGGTGGGCACCGGTCCCTCCCAGGGATCGCCGAAGCACATCGACAGGTAGCCCCGGACCCGGACGCCGGCCGCTGTCGCCCGGTGGACCACCGGGGCGAACATCTCCAGCGAGGCCTCGACGCCCCGGCCGAGGTTCCGTTCGGCGAAGCTCTCGGTGGCACTGGCGAACACGGCGATGTCCTGGACCCGGTGCGCGAGCGCCCGGTCCAGCCCCCGCTCGTTGGGGACCAGGACTGGCAGCCGCAGCCCGGGGTACTCCCCGGTGAGCCCGCTGACCAGGGGGAACAGCTGCTCGGCGTCCGCCAGTTGGGGGACCCACTTGGGGTGGACGAAGCTGGTGGCCTCGATCGTCCGCAGCCCGGCGGCGGCCAGCCGGGCGATGAACTCGGCCTTCACCTCGACCGGCAGCGCCACCGACTCGTTCTGCAGTCCGTCGCGCGCGCCGACCTCGTGGATGCGCACCGCCTGCGGCAGGCCGTCCAGCGGGGCGCGGACCGGGAGTCCGAGGTCCAGGGCGGTGGGTTCGGCGGCGGACATCAGCTGACCTCCTCGTGCGGGGTGACCACGGCGAGCAGCTCGTCCATGGCGACGGTGCCGCCGGGAACGGCCCGCAGCTGTTCGACGATCCCGTCGTGGGGTGCGGTGATGACGTGTTCCATCTTCATCGCTTCCAGGATCAGCAGCGGCTGGCCCTTGGCCACCCGCTCGCCGACGGTCGCCTTGACCACGGTGACGGTGCCCGGCATCGGCGCGTTCAGGCCCGCGCCCCGGGCCCCGGCCGGGCCGAGGGCCAGGTCGTCGAGGGGCTCGTGGACCTGGACCGGCCAGCTGTCGCCGTCCCGCCCGAGCCAGTGGACCGGACTGTCGGCGGCCCGGTTGTCAGTGGCGTGCGCGAAGGTACGGGTGAGGCCGTCACGGCTGACGCTGATCCGGTGCGGTCGCACGGCCACCCGGACGGTGAACGGCGTGTCGGCGCCGAGCCGGACCTCGAAGTGCTCTCCGGCGGCGGTCGCGTTGTCAGTGGTGTCCAGTACGGTCCGTGGCGAGGTGGGGCGAACCCTGGCCTCGATCGGTTCGCCGCCGGGGAGGCGCAGCCGGTGGAGCGTCCAGGCGGGTTCCCCGCCGGTGCGCCAGGCGGAAGGGAGGGAGAAGGGATCGGTCCATCCGTCGTCGCCGGGAGTCGGCGACAGGTCGAGCTGCCGGGCCAGCGCGGCAGCGGTGAACACCGGGTCGAGGCGGCCCGCGGGGGTGCTGTGGGCAGCTCCCTCCAGCGGGGCGCGGTCGTCGCCGGGGGCGTGGTCCGTGGGGTCGGCCACGGTCAGTTCCAGGTTGCGCTCGACCAGGCCGGTGTCGAGGCGGCCCGCGACGACGTCCGGGTGGGCGAGCAGTCGGCGCAGGTAGCCGGCGTTGGTGGCGACTCCGAGTGAGCAGGTCCCGGCGAGGGCGGCGCGCAGCCTTCGCAGGGCCGTCGCCCGGTCGGGGCCGTAGGCGATGACCTTGGACAGCATGGGGTCGTAGCTGCTGCCGACGGTGACGCCGCGGGCGAGCCCGGAGTCGACCCGGACGCCCTCGCCGGTGGGCTCCTCCAGTAGCAGCACCCGGCCACCGGTCGGGAGGAAGCCGCGCTCCGGATCCTCGGCGCAGACCCGGGCCTCGACGGCATGGCCGGTGCTGCCGATGTCCCGCTGCCCGAAGCCCAGCGGTTCGCCCGCGGCGATGCGCAGCTGCTGCTCCACGAGGTCCAGCCGGGAGCCGTGGACGGTGGCGGTGAGCTCGGTGACCGGGTGCTCCACCTGGAGGCGGGTGTTCATCTCCATGAAGAAGTAGGAGGAGGGGTTGTCACTGGGAACAATGAACTCGACGGTGCCCGCGCCGGCGTAGCCGCAGGACTCCGCGGCCCTGACGGCGGCCTGGCCCATGGCTGCCCTGATCTCCGGGGTGAGCAGGGGCGAGGGGGCCTCCTCGATGAGCTTCTGGTGCCGCCGTTGCAGGCTGCACTCGCGCTCGCCGAGGTGGACCACGCCGCCGTGGGTGTCGGCCAGCAGCTGGATCTCGATGTGGCGCGGCCGGTCGACCCATCGCTCCAGCAGCAGCGTGTCGTCGCCGAAGGAGGCCCGGGCCTCCCGGCGGGCGGCGGCGATCTCGTCGCCGAGCCGGGCGGCGTCGCGCACCAGCCGCATGCCCTTGCCGCCGCCGCCCGCGGACGGCTTCAGCAGCACGGGCAGACCGATGTCAGCCGCCGCGGCGAGAAGTTCCGCGTCGGTCAGGGCGTCGCCCTCGCTGCCGGGCACGACCGGCACCCCGGCGGCCTGGACGGCCGCCTTGGCGTGGATCTTGTCACCCATGAGCTCGATGCTGGAGGGAGGTGGACCGATGAAGACCAGACCGGCGTCGGCGCAGGCGCGGGCGAAGGCGGCGTTCTCGGCGAGGAAGCCGTAGCCGGGGTGCACCGCCTGGGCTCCGGTCCTGGCGGCGGCCTCCAGGATGCGTTCGATGTGGAGGTAGCTGTCGGCGGCGGACTCGCCGTCGGCCGGGCCGAGCAGTACGGCGGTGTCAGCGGCGCGCACGTGCGGCGCGTCGGCGTCCGCGCCGCTGTGCACGGCGACGGAGCGCACGCCCAGCCGTCGCAGGGTGCGCGTCACGCGGACCGCGATCTCGCCGCGGTTGGCGACCAGGACGCTGTCGAACATGGGGGTGAGCCTCCGTCACATTCGGAAGACGCCGTACGGGCGCGGGTCGGGGAGTGGGGCGTTGGCACAGGCACTGAGGGCCAGGCCGAGCACGGTTCGGGTGTCCGCCGGGTCGATCACTCCGTCGTCCCAGAGCCGCGCGGTGGCGTAGTACGCGTTGCCCTGCCGCTCGTACTGCTCGCGCACGGGACGGCGGAAGTCCTCCTCGTCCTCGGCGGACCAGCTCTCGCCGCGCTGGTCGTACTGGTCGCGGCGGACGGTGGCCAGGACCGAGGCGGCCTGTTCGCCGCCCATCACCGAGATCTTGGCCCCCGGCCACATCCACAGGAAGCGGGGTGAGTAGGCCCGACCGCACATCGAGTAGTTGCCCGCGCCGTACGAGCCGCCGATGACCACCGTCAGCTTGGGCACCCTGGTGCCCGCGACGGCGGTGACCATCTTGGCTCCGTGCTTGGCGATGCCACCCGCCTCGTACTGGCGGCCGACCATGAAGCCGGAGATGTTCTGCAGGAACAGCAGCGGGATGCCGCGCTGGTCGCACAGCTCGATGAAGTGCGCGCCCTTGAGCGCGGACTCGGCGAACAGGATGCCGTTGTTGGCGACGATGCCGACCGGGTGCCCGTGGATCCGGGCGAAGCCGGTGACCAGGGTGGGGCCGTACTCCGCCTTGAACTCGGCGAAGCGGCTGCCGTCGGTGATCCGCGCGATCACCTCGCGCACGTCGTACGGGGTGCGCGGGTCGGCCGGGACCGCGCCGTACAGCGTGTCCGGGTCGACGGCCGGGGGCTCGGCGGGCTGCACCGGCCAGGGGCGCGGCGTGCGCGGGCCCAGCCCGGCGACGACGGTGCGCAGGATCGCCAGTGCGTGCGCGTCGTTCTCGGCGAGCTGGTCGGTCACGCCCGAGGTCCGCGAGTGCAGCTCGCCGCCGCCCAGCTCCTCGGCGGTGACCACCTCGCCGGTGGCCGCCTTCACCAGCGGCGGACCGCCGAGGAAGATCGTCCCCTGGTTGCGGACGATCACCGCCTGGTCGCTCATCGCCGGGACGTACGCGCCGCCCGCCGTGCAGGAGCCGAGGACGGCCGCGAGCTGCGGGATCCCGGCGGCCGAGAGCCGGGCCTGGTTGAAGAAGATCCGGCCGAAGTGGTCCCGGTCCGGGAAGACCTCGTCCTGCATCGGCAGGAAGGCTCCGCCGGAGTCCACCAGGTAGAGGCAGGGGAGGCGGTTCTCCTGGGCGATCTCCTGCGCCCGGAGGTGCTTCTTGACGGTCATCGGGTAGTAGGTGCCGCCCTTGACCGTGGCGTCGTTGGCGACCACGACCACCTCGCGCCCGGCCACCCGGCCGACGCCGGTGATCAGCCCGGCGGCGGGGGCGTCCCCGCCGTAGAGGCCGTCCGCCGCCAGTGGCGAGAGCTCCAGGAACGGCGAGCCGGGGTCGAGCAGGGTGTCCACCCGCTCGCGCGGCAGCAGTTTGCCGCGCTCGGTGTGCCGCTGCCGGGCCCGTGCGCCGCCGCCCTCGGCCGCTGCCGCGAGCTTGGCGCGCAGCTCCGCGACCAGGGCCCGTTGCGCGGCGTCATTGCTCCGGAAGGCGTCGGAAGCGCGGTCCACGGCTGTGTCCAGCCGGGGCGCGGAGGTCTGAGCGAGCAACATGGCCGTGCGCTCCTTCGTGAGCCCGCCGTACGTTAATGACTGTTAACCTGCTCGCAGGTTAACGCCCAATAACCCTGCTGTCTAGGATGGGGGGATGCCGAGTCAGCCGAGTCCTGTCGAGAGTCCCCGCCGCGCGCAGATCCGCCGCGAGGCCGCCCGGCTGTTCGCGGCCAGGGGCTTCCTCGGCGTGGGAGTGGACGAGATCGGCAAGGCCGTCGGCATCTCCGGGCCCGGCCTCTACCGGCATTTCGCGGGCAAGGACGCCATGCTCGCGGACCTGCTCATCGGCATCAGCCAGCGGCTGCTGACCGAGGGCCGCCGCCGCGTCGACGCCGCGCCCGACGCGCCCGCGGCGCTCGACGCCCTGCTGGACGGCCACATCGACTTCGCCCTGGAGGAGAGCGCGCTGATCACCCTGCACGACCGGGAGCTGCTGCACCTGCCGGAGGCGGAACGGCACCAGGTCCGCAGTCTTCAGCGGCAGTACGTGGAGCTGTGGGTCACCGTCGCCGGGGAGGCCTTTCCCGGCCTCGGCGAGGATGCCCGGGCCTGCGTCCACGCCGTCTTCGGCCTGCTCAACTCCACCCCGCACAGCGCGGTCGCGGGCGGCGACCAGGCCGACCCGGCCATGGCCGCGCTGCTGCACCGCCTCGCCCTCGGCGCCCTCGCCGCGGCGGCCGACCGAACAACCGGCTGAGCGTCCGGTCGGAGCGGCACGGCCGGTCGGAGCGGCGGGGCTAGGCGGAGCAGCGGGGCCAGGCGGAGCGGAGTTCCTGCTGAAGCGCGTCGTCGTACGCCTCGCGCGACCGGTGCACCTCGCCCATGTGGGTTCCGGCCCAGGCCGACACGACGTCCAGCACCGGCAGCAGGCTGCGCCCGAGCTCGGTCAGCTGGTAGTCCACCCGCACCGGCACCGACGGGGTGATCTGCCGGGACACCAGCCCGTCCCGTTCCATGCTCCGCAGCGTCTGGGTGAGCATCTTCTGGCTCACCCCGGGCAGCTGCCGAAGCAGTTCGCCGTAGCGCTTCTGATCGTCACTCAGTGCCCGGAGCAGCAGACAGCTCCACTTGTCGCCG includes these proteins:
- a CDS encoding hydroxymethylglutaryl-CoA lyase; the encoded protein is MSAAEPTALDLGLPVRAPLDGLPQAVRIHEVGARDGLQNESVALPVEVKAEFIARLAAAGLRTIEATSFVHPKWVPQLADAEQLFPLVSGLTGEYPGLRLPVLVPNERGLDRALAHRVQDIAVFASATESFAERNLGRGVEASLEMFAPVVHRATAAGVRVRGYLSMCFGDPWEGPVPTAQVVEVGCRLLELGCDELSLGDTIGTGTPGQVTELISAFSGRGVGPERLAVHFHDTYGQALANTLAALRCGVATVDSSAGGLGGCPYAKSATGNLATEDLVWMLHGLGISTGVDLPALAATSGWLADRLGRPSPSRAVRALTGGDAQR
- a CDS encoding biotin carboxylase N-terminal domain-containing protein translates to MFDSVLVANRGEIAVRVTRTLRRLGVRSVAVHSGADADAPHVRAADTAVLLGPADGESAADSYLHIERILEAAARTGAQAVHPGYGFLAENAAFARACADAGLVFIGPPPSSIELMGDKIHAKAAVQAAGVPVVPGSEGDALTDAELLAAAADIGLPVLLKPSAGGGGKGMRLVRDAARLGDEIAAARREARASFGDDTLLLERWVDRPRHIEIQLLADTHGGVVHLGERECSLQRRHQKLIEEAPSPLLTPEIRAAMGQAAVRAAESCGYAGAGTVEFIVPSDNPSSYFFMEMNTRLQVEHPVTELTATVHGSRLDLVEQQLRIAAGEPLGFGQRDIGSTGHAVEARVCAEDPERGFLPTGGRVLLLEEPTGEGVRVDSGLARGVTVGSSYDPMLSKVIAYGPDRATALRRLRAALAGTCSLGVATNAGYLRRLLAHPDVVAGRLDTGLVERNLELTVADPTDHAPGDDRAPLEGAAHSTPAGRLDPVFTAAALARQLDLSPTPGDDGWTDPFSLPSAWRTGGEPAWTLHRLRLPGGEPIEARVRPTSPRTVLDTTDNATAAGEHFEVRLGADTPFTVRVAVRPHRISVSRDGLTRTFAHATDNRAADSPVHWLGRDGDSWPVQVHEPLDDLALGPAGARGAGLNAPMPGTVTVVKATVGERVAKGQPLLILEAMKMEHVITAPHDGIVEQLRAVPGGTVAMDELLAVVTPHEEVS
- a CDS encoding carboxyl transferase domain-containing protein; its protein translation is MLLAQTSAPRLDTAVDRASDAFRSNDAAQRALVAELRAKLAAAAEGGGARARQRHTERGKLLPRERVDTLLDPGSPFLELSPLAADGLYGGDAPAAGLITGVGRVAGREVVVVANDATVKGGTYYPMTVKKHLRAQEIAQENRLPCLYLVDSGGAFLPMQDEVFPDRDHFGRIFFNQARLSAAGIPQLAAVLGSCTAGGAYVPAMSDQAVIVRNQGTIFLGGPPLVKAATGEVVTAEELGGGELHSRTSGVTDQLAENDAHALAILRTVVAGLGPRTPRPWPVQPAEPPAVDPDTLYGAVPADPRTPYDVREVIARITDGSRFAEFKAEYGPTLVTGFARIHGHPVGIVANNGILFAESALKGAHFIELCDQRGIPLLFLQNISGFMVGRQYEAGGIAKHGAKMVTAVAGTRVPKLTVVIGGSYGAGNYSMCGRAYSPRFLWMWPGAKISVMGGEQAASVLATVRRDQYDQRGESWSAEDEEDFRRPVREQYERQGNAYYATARLWDDGVIDPADTRTVLGLALSACANAPLPDPRPYGVFRM
- a CDS encoding winged helix-turn-helix transcriptional regulator, with product MFEKWLASCPGRQLLDRVGDKWSCLLLRALSDDQKRYGELLRQLPGVSQKMLTQTLRSMERDGLVSRQITPSVPVRVDYQLTELGRSLLPVLDVVSAWAGTHMGEVHRSREAYDDALQQELRSAWPRCSA
- a CDS encoding TetR/AcrR family transcriptional regulator — protein: MPSQPSPVESPRRAQIRREAARLFAARGFLGVGVDEIGKAVGISGPGLYRHFAGKDAMLADLLIGISQRLLTEGRRRVDAAPDAPAALDALLDGHIDFALEESALITLHDRELLHLPEAERHQVRSLQRQYVELWVTVAGEAFPGLGEDARACVHAVFGLLNSTPHSAVAGGDQADPAMAALLHRLALGALAAAADRTTG